A stretch of the Capsicum annuum cultivar UCD-10X-F1 chromosome 10, UCD10Xv1.1, whole genome shotgun sequence genome encodes the following:
- the LOC124887735 gene encoding cytochrome c oxidase subunit 2-like: MKENSESALSTNKEAISNATMNLMESSILAQIRFIVTSADVPHSWVVPSLGVKCDAVPGRLNQTSISVQREGVYYGQCSEICGTNHAFMPIVVEAVPRKDYGSRLHDRAVFVIEETFGDKLALVWRDHHK, encoded by the exons ATGAAAGAAAATTCCGAATCCGCTTTGTCTACGAACAAGGAAGCTATAAGTAATGCAACTATGAATCTCATGGAGAGTTCGATCCTGGCTCAGATACGTTTTATTGTAACATCTGCTGATGTACCTCATAGTTGGGTTGTACCTTCCTTAGGTGTCAAATGTGATGCTGTACCTGGTCGTTTAAATCAGACCTCTATTTCGGTACAACGAGAAGGAGTTTACTATGGTCAGTGCAGTGAGATTTGTGGAACTAATCATGCCTTTATGCCGATCGTCGTAGAAGCTGTTCCTAGGAAAGATTATGGGTCTCGG CTTCACGACCGGGCAGTCTTCGTAATAGAAGAGACATTTGGCGATAAGCTTGCGCTTGTTTGGAGAGATCATCATAAATGA